In [Leptolyngbya] sp. PCC 7376, a genomic segment contains:
- a CDS encoding cold-shock protein yields MSQVTGVVKWFNSDKGFGFIEQENGPDVFVHFRALNIEGFKTLDEGQKVQFTVTQGKKGPQAEDVTLV; encoded by the coding sequence ATGTCTCAAGTAACGGGCGTTGTGAAGTGGTTTAACTCAGATAAAGGGTTTGGCTTTATTGAACAAGAAAATGGACCTGATGTCTTTGTTCATTTTCGTGCGCTTAACATCGAGGGTTTCAAGACGCTAGACGAAGGGCAAAAGGTGCAGTTTACTGTCACTCAAGGTAAAAAGGGGCCTCAAGCTGAGGATGTAACTTTAGTATAA
- a CDS encoding phycobilisome rod-core linker polypeptide, giving the protein MQSSSKAIPSAPKPAAAISAVANKAFSTVDPVEYISRANISEAIGQRDVEQQDVVIAAAYKQVFGNAHLMESERDTYAESQLRNGSITVMEFVRRLAKSERYRALVLEQHSNVRAIELNFKHLLGRAPENKEEVSEHIVRLANEGFEAEIDSYINSDEYWKCFGTDIVPHYRGYNTQTGQNLAGYTRSFQLVRSMSSSDKSTPAESYGRLENSLFKGDFETAAALLNGVGVAETVEPKPKQSTYPADAPITRYGSVTSFPSSSIYSTREIIRRAVNQIL; this is encoded by the coding sequence ATGCAATCATCATCTAAAGCCATTCCATCGGCCCCAAAGCCAGCCGCTGCTATTTCAGCCGTGGCAAACAAAGCTTTCTCGACAGTAGATCCAGTGGAATACATTTCACGGGCAAATATTTCTGAGGCAATTGGGCAACGAGATGTTGAGCAACAAGATGTAGTAATTGCTGCGGCCTATAAGCAGGTTTTTGGCAATGCACATCTGATGGAAAGTGAGCGAGACACATATGCCGAGTCTCAACTCCGTAATGGTTCCATCACAGTGATGGAGTTTGTTCGTCGGTTGGCGAAGTCGGAGCGCTACCGTGCTTTAGTGCTTGAACAACATTCAAACGTACGCGCCATTGAACTAAACTTCAAACACCTATTGGGTCGTGCACCAGAAAATAAGGAAGAAGTTTCTGAACATATTGTTCGCTTGGCAAATGAAGGGTTTGAGGCAGAAATTGATTCTTATATCAATAGCGATGAGTACTGGAAATGTTTTGGTACAGACATAGTGCCTCACTATCGGGGTTACAACACTCAAACGGGTCAAAATTTGGCGGGATATACGCGTTCATTCCAGCTTGTTCGGAGTATGTCTAGTAGTGACAAATCCACGCCAGCAGAATCATATGGACGACTCGAAAATAGTTTGTTCAAAGGTGATTTTGAAACTGCGGCTGCTTTACTTAATGGTGTAGGTGTTGCAGAAACTGTAGAGCCAAAGCCAAAGCAATCGACCTATCCCGCAGATGCTCCGATCACGAGATATGGGTCTGTTACTTCATTCCCTTCATCAAGTATTTATTCAACGAGAGAGATTATTCGAAGAGCTGTCAATCAGATTCTTTAG
- a CDS encoding MAPEG family protein, with translation MTIELWTLFGAAALLWIAILAQQLALDVAVGAQYALSNREQDHNFKGATRLHGRLTRTVRNHVEGLAIFAPLILIAAVAGISNIWTQWTAIAFLVTRCLHLLFYAAGITPFRSFAWAIGFFLSLGGFVFGLVIG, from the coding sequence ATGACGATTGAACTTTGGACTTTATTTGGCGCAGCAGCCCTACTCTGGATTGCAATTTTGGCGCAACAGCTTGCTCTCGATGTAGCAGTCGGTGCTCAATATGCCTTGTCTAATCGGGAACAGGATCACAATTTCAAGGGAGCAACTCGTTTACACGGTCGTTTAACCCGCACAGTGCGCAACCATGTGGAAGGTTTAGCTATTTTTGCGCCACTTATTTTGATTGCGGCAGTGGCTGGGATTTCTAATATTTGGACTCAATGGACAGCGATCGCTTTTCTGGTTACTCGTTGTCTACATTTACTGTTCTATGCCGCAGGAATTACGCCTTTCCGTAGTTTTGCTTGGGCGATCGGTTTCTTCCTTTCCCTTGGTGGCTTTGTCTTTGGCTTAGTAATAGGATAA
- a CDS encoding MerR family transcriptional regulator, which produces MFRIGEFSKIAQVPASLLRYYDDIGLFTPIHSDRDTSYRYYSVSQLSQLNRILALKDLGLALDQIKRLVSDEVSPDEIRGMLSLRKAQIEQTLQAEAMRLRAVESRLQQLERGDDFQDDDVVLKSLPAQTFLSLRHQFQDLEQTMAVISQIRAAVSKQVKKQYLERFAAVVHSELYEEQQWDLEFGFYLKEALDLTLTLPNGSTLGVRDLEPVETAVTAVRHDGPENGHLCYSAIGTWAEKHRYKLVGPGREVFLVPPQAGRETEMVVEIQFPVQAPQL; this is translated from the coding sequence ATGTTTCGTATTGGTGAGTTTTCCAAGATTGCTCAAGTCCCAGCTAGCTTATTGCGCTACTACGATGACATTGGTTTATTTACCCCAATTCATAGCGATCGTGATACTAGCTATCGTTACTACAGCGTGTCGCAATTAAGTCAGCTCAATCGAATTTTGGCTCTCAAAGATTTAGGATTGGCGTTAGACCAAATTAAGCGTCTCGTATCGGATGAAGTGTCTCCCGATGAAATTCGTGGCATGCTGTCGTTGCGTAAAGCTCAAATTGAACAAACCCTTCAAGCCGAAGCAATGCGTTTACGGGCAGTAGAGTCTCGACTACAGCAGTTAGAACGTGGCGATGATTTTCAAGATGACGATGTGGTATTGAAATCCTTGCCTGCCCAAACATTTCTTTCTCTGCGCCACCAGTTCCAGGATTTAGAACAAACCATGGCTGTCATCAGTCAAATTAGGGCGGCAGTCAGCAAACAAGTAAAAAAACAGTATCTCGAGAGATTTGCCGCAGTTGTCCATAGTGAATTGTATGAAGAGCAGCAGTGGGATCTTGAATTTGGATTTTATCTCAAGGAAGCTCTAGATCTGACTTTAACACTGCCAAATGGCTCGACTTTAGGAGTTCGCGATTTGGAACCTGTTGAAACGGCAGTAACAGCCGTGCGTCATGATGGCCCAGAAAATGGTCATCTCTGCTATAGCGCGATTGGGACTTGGGCGGAGAAACATCGATACAAATTGGTTGGGCCGGGTCGGGAAGTTTTTCTGGTTCCGCCTCAGGCAGGTCGCGAAACGGAAATGGTGGTTGAAATTCAGTTTCCGGTGCAAGCTCCTCAGCTTTAG